In Alosa alosa isolate M-15738 ecotype Scorff River chromosome 19, AALO_Geno_1.1, whole genome shotgun sequence, a genomic segment contains:
- the fam167b gene encoding protein FAM167A → MEFKELGGDDISDGETEGLDSVKAITEKLKLQTRRPSYFEWKERLESRPWAETADVTNSDDTDEQPNVIEVSKDENSEPTVRNICGFETIDDALSWLRSELREMQLQDNRLARQLIRLRAEIHRIKVEQVCHRHKEMLDDATYELEECGEESDLLCDIPMKAAFALSTPLKHLGLTKMNINSRRFSLC, encoded by the exons ATGGAATTCAAAGAACTAGGTGGTGATGACATCTCCGACGGAGAGACGGAGGGTTTGGACAGCGTGAAGGCGATCACTGAAAAACTCAAATTGCAAACACGCAGACCATCATATTTTGAGTGGAAGGAAAGATTGGAAAGCCGGCCTTGGGCAGAGACCGCAGACGTTACAAACAGTGATGATACCGATGAACAACCAAACGTGATTGAAGTTTCCAAAGATGAGAATTCAGAACCAACTGTTCGGAATATTTGTGGTTTTGAAACTATCGACGATGCACTGTCTTGGCTTCGGAGTGAACTG AGGGAGATGCAGCTTCAGGATAACCGGCTGGCCCGGCAGCTTATCCGCCTGCGAGCGGAGATCCACCGCATCAAGGTGGAGCAGGTGTGCCACCGGCACAAGGAGATGCTAGACGACGCCACCTATGAGCTGGAGGAGTGCGGTGAGGAGTCCGACCTGCTATGTGACATCCCCATGAAGGCTGCCTTCGCCCTGTCCACGCCGCTCAAGCACCTGGGACTCACCAAGATGAACATCAACTCTCGCCGCTTCTCACTCTGTTGA